In bacterium, one DNA window encodes the following:
- a CDS encoding thioredoxin fold domain-containing protein produces MRFTLIAVGLATIAVAALLWPTAGSNLAADDVDWLGYGDAVARAGKENKTVLVDVYTDWCGWCKKMDRDVYGDSDVQKYLAEYYVAAKLDAESATTHNVQGKKATEREIARAYGVTGYPATIFLNEKGETITILSGYVQKERFLLVLEYIHERIYEHQGWEDFLSSRDK; encoded by the coding sequence ATGCGTTTTACCCTCATCGCTGTTGGACTCGCGACTATCGCGGTCGCCGCATTGCTGTGGCCCACGGCAGGCAGCAACCTTGCGGCCGATGACGTGGACTGGCTCGGTTACGGTGATGCCGTCGCGCGCGCCGGGAAGGAAAACAAGACGGTGCTTGTCGACGTCTACACCGACTGGTGCGGCTGGTGCAAGAAGATGGACCGCGATGTGTACGGCGATTCTGATGTGCAGAAATACCTGGCGGAATATTATGTCGCTGCCAAGCTGGATGCGGAATCCGCCACCACGCATAACGTGCAGGGGAAAAAAGCCACCGAACGGGAAATTGCCCGTGCGTACGGTGTAACGGGATATCCCGCGACGATTTTTCTCAACGAGAAAGGCGAGACCATCACCATTCTCTCCGGCTATGTCCAGAAAGAACGCTTCCTGCTCGTTCTCGAATACATTCATGAACGCATCTACGAACACCAGGGCTGGGAAGATTTCCTCTCCTCCCGCGACAAGTGA
- a CDS encoding cyclase family protein — protein MPTSRIIDISIPLDEQTPSYPGDPVFSRTLKAAISEDGSGYNLSTIEMSAHSGTHVDAPAHFLASGKTIDQIPARRWLSPAVVIDCPSPGPIERDQLERQGIRTGDAVLLRANARRPADAAPDDFSALTRDAARYLVSRKINLVGIDALSIESYDDADFPVHKRLLRNNILIMEGLRLGHVRPGRYSLIAAPLLISGSDGAPTRALLVSRD, from the coding sequence ATGCCCACGTCGCGTATTATTGATATCAGCATCCCCCTCGACGAACAGACGCCATCCTATCCCGGCGATCCGGTGTTTTCGCGCACCCTGAAGGCAGCGATCAGCGAGGACGGCAGCGGGTACAATCTGTCGACCATCGAGATGAGCGCACATTCCGGTACGCATGTCGACGCCCCTGCACATTTCCTGGCCAGTGGAAAAACCATCGATCAAATTCCTGCGCGGCGCTGGCTTTCGCCCGCCGTCGTCATTGACTGTCCCTCACCCGGTCCCATCGAGCGTGATCAACTCGAACGCCAGGGCATCCGTACCGGCGATGCGGTACTCCTCAGGGCTAACGCCAGGCGTCCCGCTGACGCGGCGCCGGACGACTTTTCCGCTCTCACACGGGACGCGGCACGCTACCTGGTAAGCAGGAAAATCAATCTTGTAGGAATCGACGCGCTCTCCATCGAAAGCTACGACGATGCCGATTTTCCGGTACACAAGCGGCTGCTGCGGAATAACATCCTGATCATGGAGGGACTGCGCCTCGGCCATGTGCGTCCCGGTCGCTATTCTCTCATTGCCGCTCCGTTGCTGATCAGTGGCAGTGACGGCGCTCCGACGCGGGCGCTGCTCGTTTCACGCGATTGA
- a CDS encoding redoxin domain-containing protein has product MRSLLVFVLLLFPLVLNAQPGPVAGSDFTVVYNPPASSPFASASAVTLVYVFDYWNVRYGTRLALWQNVLDPDTSRTHYAPMKKEGESWTAKIPIPATAALLSYVVTDGEHVDGNNQKTWVRYVLGADGEPVKNARFYNLSFLELAREKIGVQIREAEREVTSYPENFPAYQQYFMLLMEQAKGSPRTQERIAARIDGLEEQYGTNPEFLNMAAEVWYYVLQDQRKGLEYRKRIEGSKMWPQVFAMADRQSKQETAAERAKYHVDRRKELQGAELPAFNLNNGTGGKSAFPRNNGRPLIMLFWASTSDKSGSMLEALRAALAPYPADAVDVVVVSVDQDEEKALKAYQEKRMPFELLFNQGSTLYMLGVDSIPITYFVDTKNIVQNIVVGFDSGISGRLRKLVDGLMR; this is encoded by the coding sequence ATGCGAAGCCTTCTTGTATTTGTCCTTCTCCTGTTTCCCCTGGTACTGAACGCACAGCCGGGTCCCGTGGCCGGGAGTGATTTTACTGTCGTCTACAATCCGCCGGCATCCTCCCCGTTTGCTTCAGCCAGTGCGGTTACGCTGGTGTACGTGTTCGATTACTGGAACGTGCGCTACGGTACCCGTCTGGCACTGTGGCAAAACGTGCTCGATCCCGATACGTCACGCACCCACTATGCCCCGATGAAGAAGGAAGGGGAGAGCTGGACGGCGAAGATTCCTATTCCTGCGACGGCTGCGCTGCTGTCCTATGTCGTCACCGATGGCGAACATGTCGACGGGAATAACCAGAAGACCTGGGTGCGCTACGTCCTCGGTGCGGATGGCGAGCCGGTCAAGAACGCGCGTTTCTACAACCTTTCGTTTCTTGAACTGGCCCGGGAAAAAATCGGCGTTCAGATCAGGGAAGCGGAACGGGAGGTGACCAGCTATCCCGAAAATTTCCCCGCCTATCAACAATATTTCATGCTGCTGATGGAACAGGCGAAAGGGAGTCCGCGCACGCAGGAACGCATCGCGGCGCGCATTGATGGACTCGAAGAACAGTACGGCACGAATCCCGAGTTCCTCAACATGGCGGCGGAAGTCTGGTACTATGTGCTGCAGGATCAGCGGAAGGGACTCGAGTACCGTAAGCGCATCGAAGGTTCAAAGATGTGGCCGCAGGTGTTTGCGATGGCGGATCGCCAGAGCAAACAGGAAACCGCCGCCGAACGCGCAAAATATCATGTCGATCGCAGGAAGGAGTTGCAGGGTGCGGAACTGCCGGCATTCAATCTCAATAATGGCACGGGAGGAAAATCCGCGTTCCCGCGCAATAATGGTCGTCCCCTCATCATGCTGTTCTGGGCTTCGACCTCGGATAAATCCGGCAGCATGCTCGAGGCCCTGCGCGCGGCACTCGCCCCGTATCCCGCTGACGCTGTGGATGTCGTTGTGGTGAGCGTCGACCAGGATGAAGAGAAGGCCCTTAAGGCGTATCAGGAGAAACGGATGCCGTTTGAACTGCTGTTCAACCAGGGCAGCACGCTTTATATGCTGGGTGTCGACAGCATTCCAATCACGTACTTCGTGGATACGAAAAATATCGTACAGAATATCGTTGTGGGCTTTGACAGTGGCATTTCGGGCCGGCTGCGTAAGCTCGTCGACGGTTTGATGCGTTAA
- a CDS encoding DUF2085 domain-containing protein, which translates to MNASTNTRAGKISSPPATSEISRWSRTAYAVLLAAALLWTLGIFVAPALHASGNDAGALISRLFYAPVCHQQVERSFAVFSWPLSVCHRCSAIYVAFTLVLLAFPFLRRFPFFVSLPLSRLAIFILPMLLDYVLDVLGLWNNSGISRAISGSVAGAGLAIFVLPAWMEFWTARKRHHTADHKEVAE; encoded by the coding sequence ATGAACGCATCTACGAACACCAGGGCTGGGAAGATTTCCTCTCCTCCCGCGACAAGTGAAATCTCCCGCTGGTCCCGCACGGCCTATGCAGTGCTGCTCGCTGCCGCGCTGCTGTGGACGCTGGGGATTTTTGTGGCACCGGCGTTGCATGCCTCGGGAAATGACGCTGGAGCACTGATTTCCAGGCTGTTTTATGCCCCGGTATGTCATCAGCAGGTCGAACGTTCCTTTGCGGTGTTCAGCTGGCCGCTGTCGGTGTGTCACCGCTGCTCCGCCATCTATGTCGCGTTTACGCTCGTGCTGCTGGCATTTCCCTTTCTCCGGCGCTTCCCGTTTTTTGTTTCCCTTCCCTTGTCGCGGCTTGCTATATTTATACTTCCGATGCTGCTCGACTATGTGCTCGATGTGCTTGGACTGTGGAACAACAGCGGCATTTCACGCGCAATCTCGGGGAGCGTCGCCGGTGCGGGACTCGCGATTTTTGTCCTTCCCGCCTGGATGGAATTCTGGACTGCCAGGAAACGTCACCACACTGCAGACCATAAAGAGGTTGCCGAATGA